In a single window of the Cryomorphaceae bacterium 1068 genome:
- a CDS encoding RNA polymerase sigma-70 factor — translation MGLFKKSESESKKEILTAREFEEVFDLYYKQVRNFLYYKTSQSELSEDVAQDAFVKLWETREKIDKSSLKAYLFTIANNLMINKLKREQLKFKFLNYVEERNDHETPQYLIEMQEFDKKLQVVLAKIPDGAREVFLMNRIDGLKYREIAEILGLSMKAVEKRMSRALAILRDELDRKV, via the coding sequence TTGGGATTATTCAAAAAATCTGAATCAGAAAGTAAGAAGGAGATTCTGACTGCTCGGGAATTCGAGGAAGTGTTTGATTTGTATTACAAGCAGGTTCGGAATTTTCTATATTACAAAACATCTCAGTCAGAACTATCTGAAGATGTGGCACAAGACGCGTTCGTAAAGCTATGGGAAACCCGCGAAAAGATTGACAAGTCTTCGCTCAAAGCCTATCTTTTTACAATAGCGAATAACCTCATGATCAATAAGCTCAAAAGAGAGCAATTGAAGTTCAAATTCTTGAATTATGTTGAAGAAAGAAACGATCATGAGACGCCTCAGTACCTGATAGAAATGCAAGAGTTTGACAAAAAACTTCAGGTGGTTTTAGCCAAAATTCCTGATGGTGCTCGCGAGGTATTTTTAATGAATAGAATTGACGGTTTGAAATACCGCGAAATTGCCGAAATTCTCGGATTGAGCATGAAGGCGGTAGAAAAGAGGATGTCGAGAGCACTAGCCATTTTGAGGGATGAGCTCGACCGAAAAGTTTAG